ACGGCGCGCCCTCCTGGGCCCCGTGCAGGGAACTGAACAAGTCAAAGGCTTCTAACATGCGCTGGAAATTCAGGTCATCCGCCTCGGTCTGGAGCAGGGCATAGCCTTTTTCCTTCTTGTCATAGGCAATCTCTACCCCAAACAGGTTCCTGATGTCTTTGATATCGCGCACCATGGTCCGCTCAGAAACGCCAATCTGGAGCGTGTCATCGCGGTGCTGTAAATAGGCCACCTCCCGCTCCACGTACCGCTGCAACTCAGCCAAGGTCACGTAGGGCGTGGCCTTGAGCTTTTTGATGATAAGCAGGTAGCGGGAGATGAAGCCTTTTTTGGACATGGGGTGGGTTAATTTAGCCAATTTCTTGGGTTGATTCTATTTCTTCAACTATAGATTCCAATAATGAACTGCTTTTAATAAAAGTGTCGAAAAAACTGCAAACCTCTATAATTTGACCTTCAGTTCTATTTTCTTTCTTCCGAATAGTCTCTATCTTCTTCATTAACTCAAAATAATCTGGATAGATATATTTGCTCCCTGCTTTATGAAAAGCAAGAGTTATATTTCCGAACCGGAATCTAAGATCTTCAGAAACCGACTCGTTAAATAACCTAAAACCTATTTGCTTTAAATCTTGCGGAACATTCAATCTTTTCTCCTTATTAAGGCTCACCTCAAAATACATTAACACAAATATTATTGACAATGCATGTGAATACGACCCCCAATCTTTAAGCCTTTCATTTTCAAATTCCTCAAAACTGAATTTATCTATTGTCTTTTTACTAGTATTTAAAAGATCATTCTTAAATAAAACACTATCATTTAAATCTTTATTGTATATAGTATAAATAAATATATTACGGTTAATATTTTCTAGAAGAGCACCCCAATTACCCTCTAATAGCTGTTCCCAAATAGGAAAGAACCAATCTTTGGTATGCAAATCCTTCCTATTTTCTTGAATGCATCTAAACCATCCGTACTCACTAGTATAAAAATCATTTGAATCGTAATCACAACATAGCCTGAATAAATAATATTGGTTTTTAAGTAAGTTATTACTTGGCTGCTGCTTAATAGAAATAAATTGGCAATAGGTAACAAAATACAATTGAAGCTCTTTTACGCAAAACACCTTTTCTACATCTAACTGATATCCGTTCTTTCTATTAGTTACTTTTAATAAGGGGGTTAAGTCTCCCATAAAATGGGTATGATCCTCCCATTCTTCCAATATTTCTCTATCAGTTTCTTTTAACTTATCTTTTATGACTTCTTCATCATTATACCAAACCCTTACCTGTATATCCTGTATCTTTTTTATACTTTCTAGTTCATTGAAAGTTAAAATATTTGTCAGATTTTTTAGTCCCTTTGCTACACATGTGTTTATTATCTCTATAATATAACGCCAGTCAACGTAATTCCCTTTTCTACCATTCCTTATAGAGTCATAGTAATTCTTTCTGAGCCTCCGCAAGAATTGATAGACATCATTTTCGCCCTGACTCACAATTGTCATAAAATGCAAAAGTGGTAGTAGTATCTTCTGCTGTTCTTGTTTCTCAGTTTTAGGAAAGTCCCTTAAATATTTAATTATAGACTTATCCGATGTTATGTCTAGAGTATTTCGGCTTACGGAATTTAAAACTAACCTAATCTTTTCAGATTCTTTTACCAGCATTAAGAGTTCCTTAAACGACTGAAAGTATATCTCCAGCGATCCTAGATCAGAGCTATTTATGCCTTTGAGGGATTTAATATCCTCTGTTTTGGTTTTAATCTTTAGAAACCAAGTAAGGAATTCGTTTAATCCTAAATCTGCTGTACTCTCAATTTTTATTCTATTCCTCCAAAAAAATGTCTCCCATTCTTCCCAAATCTTACTATATCCTTCTCTTTCTCTTACATCTTTTATTCCTCCTATCAATGCGGGTTTTAAGTTTTCTGTAGCTGTGAGAGGCTCTCCAGTGGTGTTAATGACTACAAAAGTCTCTTCGCCATTTAGGCGGGAGCCCATGTCATAATAAAGGAATTTTAATTTTGAAGAGATGAATTCCCCAAAGGCTAAGTAGTCGTTTATTTCTTTCAGTTTTCCTTCAATTATAGCTAAAGCACTAATAATGCTCTGAATGCTGGGATCTGCGTCATATTCTGCGAAATACCATACTTGTTTTTTGATTTCAACTGCTTTATGGTTGTTATCTCTGATAAAATATTTATTCACAAGATCATCCAGAAAATATAATGTGCTTTCCCGAATGGCGTATTGTAGAAAAGGTTCTGCCTCGCTAAGGCTATCATCATCCTCTATTTCTTCCTTTCCTGCTTTGTACTCATCCTTAATTAAATATTTCCTGAACGCCTGCCCCGTCTGTTGGTTAAGGACACCTAATAGCAAGTAAAGGGTCGTCAATCGTTGCTGCCCATCACACAGCTGAATATGGTTGACAGGGTGCTCATAAGCATATAACAAGCCAAGCAACTGGTCTTCTTTGCCTGCATCTGTGGCATTAGACATTTCAATAAGACTATCCACAAAGCCAGACACTAACTCAACTTGGTTCTTCTTATTATTACCGTGTGCCTTGTCTCCCCAACAGTAATCACGTTGCAGGTCAGGAATAACAATTTTCTTGTTTCCACTGAATAGCTCGGCTATTGAATAATTTTCCCCACTTACCATTCTTGTATTAATTAAGGCCATAATAATTCTTAAACTCTGTAAGGAATTGTGTTTTATTGTTCGCTATGTCTGAAGGGCCCCAATCGTGAGTTAAGTCAAGCATTGCGTTTTTATCGTCTGCTTTTCCAAAAGTCTTTGAGAACACCTGTAGCGTGTGCATTAATAATGATCCCCTCTTTATTTTTTCAAATAATATTTCCTTTTTTTCTTTGAATGGCTTGTTGCTGAGCGCGGAGTTAATATATCCTTCAAGCAACACCAAGTTGCCTATACAGTGCATAGATAAAGTTTTATCAAGTATAGTACCAGAATAATGCTCAGGGAGGCTACCTTTTGACTGAGACCAAATATGTTCGAGGCTTTTATTTGTATAGGCACTAAAATCGAATTTTCTATTGCCTAATTTTAACACATTCAGCCTTAACAGCTGCTTATAAGCATCTCCTGTAGCAACATTGTAAACATCTGGCCCAGATAGAAGATTATGGACTACCTCAGCTGCTTCCTTTTTCCTCTTAGCCAAATCGCTTTCTTCACTTATGTCTACATTAAGCAGTAGCCACTTTGCATACTCTTGAAAATCTTGTTTTGACCTTGAGTTTTGTGATGCAAATTTTAGAAAGCTTAAGATTGATTTTTCTTTATCAGAACTTGATTGCAGAACAAGCCCTAAACTGTTATACGTGATAGGATCGTTATACCAGTCTTCAAAAGCCTTTTGCAAGTTCCTTAATCCAGCGAATGTCTTCTTAGCCTTATCTTTTTTTTGTAAAAAGGCATTCTTGAAGTTGTCAAATGTAAATTCTTGGTCTTGAATCTTAGAAAGAAAATATATTCTTTCAAGCCGCACTACAGAATCCTCATTAGATGTAAAAAAAATCCTTATCTCTTTCCTGTTCCACCAGTATTGCCATTTGTCCCATTCACGGGCATATTTGCTCCTGAGCGCATTTATGTCCCATTCCATGGCGAAGGTGCCGCTTATGGCAGCAAGAGCATCGTCAACAGTGGCTGGAATTGTGGCGTTCTCTGCCTCTGGCGGCAGTGAGATGAGACGTAACAGTTCAGCTTTTATCAATTCACCATCTTTCATGTTAGCCTTATGGCCGTTCATCATGGTAAAAGTTCTAATTGCTTTTGATTCAGGAATAACGATGTACAGGAGATGCACTTGGTGCAATACGTATTGATTAAACCTACTAAGGAAACCCGCTGTTTGATCGTCCTTATCATCTAGTTCATCCTTTATGGTTCTTAGCGCCTTTTTGAAATAATAGATATCTTGGTAATCCTCTTCTGGATTGTCAGCCTCTACTAATTGCTCTTGGCTTTTGCCGACTAATCCCCTCAAAAAGGTTTCTGACTTTTCCCTGATTTGATATTCTATAGTAAGCTTCCTAAGGGTTGTACATTGGAGATAACACAAGAGCAGAAATAGCGTGGTGGTGCGCTGCTGCCCATCAATCAATACTATCCCTCTGTCTGTCTCAGATACGGTCACACCCTGTAAGAAGTACTGTGGCTTTTTTATTGAAAAAGCATCTAATAGACTTCCCATCAATACTCCCACCGCGCATTTATCTTTCTCAGGAACGCCCCATTTATAGCCGCGCTGGTAATTGGGGATAATGAATTTCTTGCCTAATGAAAGATATTCCCCTACTGTCTTAAAATTACTCTTTGCCATCTTTTATCTATCTCTTCAAATACCTCAAATACAACTCCGCACATGCCATAGCGTCACTCAGCGCGTCATGGTGGTTCAATGTAATCTGGTGCTGCCTGCACAAGCTGGCCAAATCCCCTCCGTAAATCTTATAGGTGCATTTCTGCTCAAACCTAGGGGACGGCATTTGGTAATGCGCCAAGGTTTGCTGTAGGCAGCTGAAGTCGAAGGCTCCATTGTGGGCCACTACCGTCTGGCCGTGTATGTGGGGCTTTAACACTGACCAAACCTCTGCAAACGTGGGAGCCGTGCAGGTGCGTTCAGGTGTAATGCCATGTATCTCAATGTTCTTGTAGAAGTAATAGTTGTCCGGCGGATAAACCAATTGGTTGATAGTCTGCACCACCTCGCCCTGTTCTACCCGCACCAAGCCCACCTGACAGATGCTATGCCGCTTGCCTTGGGCGGTCTCAAAATCAATGGCTGTGAAAGACGCTCCCATTACATGGCTGGCTCGTGCTTGCCTTTGTTAGCTCCGTTCGGATGGCGACTACAGGAACCACTGGTTAGGCTAGAGATACTGGAAGACTTGGTGCCACAGAGCTTGCAGGTGTATTGAGACTTTTCGCTTCCCTCATACAGGGTATGTTTGCCTTTATTAGCTCCTAGCGGGTGCCTTGAACAGGAGCCAGATGTTAGACTTGAAACACTAGATGATTTTGTTCCGCAATATTTACAATAAAAATTTGGCATTCGATATGAAATAAAAGTCTGTGCCTACTCAAGTCAGTTTTCGGCTTCGCTGTTGTTGTGTTTTCAAAAGTATGGCCAGGGTATGCCAAAGTATGTCGCAGTGAAAAGAATTTGAAGTAAGCTGATAGAAGACTTTGTCTAGTTTCTTAAATATAAGGATATTTAGATATTCTTATGATGACTACTGATTAATATTTCTTCGTGCTATTACTTTAATCTTCTCTTGTTTTAGCCTCATTTCAGAAACAGAGCCTGAAAACGGGTTTCATTGTTATAGCACGTATTCATAAATCTACCACATGAAAAACGCCCGGCCTCTCCTAGGAGAAGCCGGGCGTTTTGGCGTCCATTTCCAGAATGGAGCCCGAAAACGGCTTAGCGCTGCGAAGCTGGCACCGTAGTGGGATTCGTAGTAGGATTGCCAGGTTGCTGCCCTGGGGCTGGCGTGGCGGTAGCCGGTTCCTCCAGCAGTTCAAGGCCGTATTCCTTGCCTTTGACTAAGTTGGGAACGCCTTTCTTCATCCAGGCGGGCTCGGGCGCGCCTTTCAGGTAATGGTCGAAGAACTGGCTCATGCGCACTGATAGGTCTTTGCGGTTTTTGCGTTGCATCAGGTTGTGGCCTTCGCCGTTGTAAACCACCATCCAGACGGGTTTGTTGAGCCTGCGCAGCGCCATGAACATTTCAATGCTCTGGTACCACGGAACGGCGCCGTCGTTGTCATTGTGCATCAGCATAAGTGGCGTCTCAATCTTAGGCGCATAGAACAGCGGCGAATTCTCAATGAACTGCATGGGTTTCTCCCACAGTGTACCGCCAATGCGGCTCTGCGTGCGCTCATACTGGAACTGACGGCTCATGCCGCTTTCCCACCTGATTCCGCCGTAGGCGCTGGTCATGTTGCTCACCGGCGCGCCTGCCATGGCCGCTTTGAACAGGTTGGTACGGGTCACCAAATAGGCCACTTGGTATCCGCCCCAGCTCTGCCCTTGAATAGCCATGTTCTTCTCGTCCACAAAACCCTTCGCCACCAAGGCCTGCACGCCGGGCACAATGCAGTTATAAGCGCTCTCGCCGGGGTAGCCGTCTTTGTACACAATGTCCGGTACAAACACCAGGTAACCCTGACTCACGAACAGCGCAATGTTGATGGTAGACGCGCTGGGCGCAGGCGCACGGTAATTATGCAGCGTTTCAGCGTTACGTTCATAAAAATACACCAGCATGGGGTACTTTTTCTTCGGGTCGAAATTCTCTGGTTTGAACAACAGCCCGTCCAACGGAATCCCGTCCGCCGATTTCCAGTCTACCTGCTCCACGCTTCCCCAGAGGTACTCACTCTGCTGTGGGTTGGCGTTGCTCACTTTCTGCGGAGACTCAAATTTGGTGTCGCTCACCCACACATCGCCGTACTCCTGAAACGTGCTTCTCCTGAAGATAACGCGGTCGCTGTTCCTGGCTTTGCGAACCCCGGAGTAATTGTAGGCTTCCATCAACACTTTCTGCGGCGCCCCCGAAGCGGTTACGTGGTCTGTGTAAAAGCCCGAGTTCTTGCTCTTCAAATCAAGGGTGCGCAGCATGATTCTTTCATCTACCGGAATCACGCGTTGGCTGGGTCGTAGGCTCATGTACCGGAACTGCAACTTGTTCTGCCGGCCGAAACCATCTGTGATGTTCACGGCAGCGTTTTTCCCGGTGGGATCCAGGCGCCAGATGTCATAGCGGTCATTCACCAGCAAATAGGCGTCATCTTTGGTCCAGCCGGTGAGGCCGTAATCATCTGGCAAAGAAGGCACATCGTTCTGCTCGTCATAGAACGGCACGCTCAGTTTCTTGGTAAGGTTGGTGGGCACGTTGGCTTTCACAGACATGGCTTTCCAGGAACTGTCCTGGGGCTCATACCAATACAAAAACTTCCCGGCCGGCGACAAACGCGGCGTGCCCCGGGTGTCTCTAATGGCCAGGCGCTTGCTGCCGTCTTTCAGGTCAATTAGCCACGCGTCTTGCCGTGATGGCGTGTCATAGCCCACGCTCAACAAGTAATTCACGTTGCTGATGCCCACGGCCACATCGGCGCTGCGGCCCGGGTTGAGGTAAATATCCGGGATTTCGGGCGAGGCCAGTTGTACCATTTTCTTGCCTTTCAGGTCATACACCGCCATGAACGACCGCTTCTGTTCGCGCTCCAGGCCTTTCAACTGCATAGGCTGAATCAAGGGGTCACGGTAGGTCCAGACATCCAGGTTTACTTTTTCCTCTTCCAGTTTAGTGGTGTCTTTCTCGTACTGCGTTGGCCTGGGGAACGTCCCGAAGAACAGGCGGTCGCCTTTATCATTGAAGCCCAGCTGCGCGTGTTCGCTCACCATCCAGCGGGCGGGCATGCCTTTGTAGGCGGTGTCAGCGAGCACCTTCGCGCTGCGGTCTTTGGTGGTCCAGTGGTAGAGTTGGAAGTACTTGAGGTCTTTGCTCGCGCTGTCTTTGCTAGCCACAAAGGCCAATTGTTCGCCAGAACGGTCCGTAGCCAGGTTTTTATAAACTTGCCGGCCGCTGTCAATAGACGTAGTGCTGCGCGAAGACGTGTTGAACGCCGACACACCCGCCTTGAGCGAGTCTTTGGCCGCCTGCACAAAGTACAGCAGGTTGCCTTTCTCCGCGAACAGATAATCGGTTACCCGGTCAAATTTGTATTCCTGGCCCGTGGGCAAATGCCGAAGCACCAGTTCTGTTGGGTCGGCTGCGCTGGCCCCGCCTCTGGCTCCAGCTCTAGCCGGTGGGGCAGCTGGCGTTGGTGTTGCCATTTTGGCTTTGGTGGTATCTCGGGCGGCTGGCTTGGCGCTGGCCAAAGGTGCCTCGCGGTGATAGGCCAGCCACTCGCCGTTTTGGGAGGGCAGCTTGAAGCTTTTCACCCGGGCCACGTGCTGCGTAGTGCCGTTCTCCAAGTTATGAATCGCCAGCGAGTCTTTCGGCATTTCTTCCGCTTTCTTTTTCTTCAGCTTGGCCTGGCGCACCACGGCGGCCTGCGGTTTCACCTGGAACACGGCAAACTGGTTATTGGCCGTAAACGCCTGCCGGTACCCGCGCGGGAACTGCTTGCTGCTGTTCTGGGTTAAATTGCGCAGGTGCAGCACCCCGTCGCAGTCCTGCGGGTTCACGGCATACAGCAGAAACTTCCCGTCATGGGAGAGCGAATCACCGTCCACGCTTTTCCAGAGGTCATAGACGTCATGCGTGAGGGGTTTCTTGGCGGGCGTCTGCTGCGCCTGTGCCGTGCCCATGGCCCCGGCGGTCAACAGCATCCCCACCAGCATAGGTATGGATTTCATAAAGTAGGTTGTTTGGTCGTTTGAGGCGAGTAAGATAGCAGATTCACGCCAGATTTGGGTAATGGTGCCGTTTGCATGCCCTTGGTTTTGTGATAGGAGTTGCGTTTTTGGCCTCGTTTCAGGAAATGAAGCCGAAAACGGAAATTCTGCTTAGGAAGGAAGGAAGGAAAACGCATTTCGTCCCCTTTGAAGACCCGGGATGGTTAATCTTGCAGATTGTAGAGACGCAATACTTTGCGTCTTAGTGCTATGGAACAAAACTGTTGCCATACGCGGGAGACGCAAAGTGTTGCGTCTCTACGAAGCATCTCGCCTGCCGCAAGTTTAGCGCTAGCGTAAATGCGGTGAAACACGTTGTAAGTATATACAGGTAGGTGAGTTGATAAACTCACTCAATGGGCAAGCCACAAGTTACGCTAACGCTAAACTTGCGGCAGATATAGCAGAGAAATGTTGAAGTCAGCAGAAGTAATTCATCCCCCTACCCCCTTCAAAGGGGGACGGAATGCGTGCAGATATGGCGTGGAAGTTACCTCCGTGTCTTTCGGCTACTTCTAAGAAATTCACGGAAGTAACTTCCGCGCCATAGAAGGGAAGTCCAACAGTAGAATTCAGCACATAAAAATCCCGTTTTCGGCTTCATTTCTGGAAACGGGGCCGGAAACGGGATTCAGGGAAATACCCAACAAGTATCTATTCCGCAAAGCGGATGTCTTTCACTCTTAGCTGCAGCGTAACGTTACCCCGGAACACATTTTCCTCCACGCAGTAGCAGACATCAAACGGAATGCCTTTGAGAATGCGCGGGTAATACTCGGCCATGCCGAAGGCGATGGCGTCAAAGGAGGTGTCGCCGTCTTGGGTGAGGCGGAGTTTGAGGTGGGCATCGCCTACTACGCGCGCCGAGCCGGTGTCATACACGCAGGTGCTCATGAACACGGGCGCCATGTTGCCCGGCCCGAACGGCTCCATCTGCTTGAGAATATTAAAGAACTTCTGGTTAATTTGGTTGAAGTCCAGCGTGGTGTCAATCTCTACCATGGGCACGCGCTGCTCCTCCAGAATGGTGCTGACCACAATCTGCTCAAACTTCTCCCGGAACGCGGGCACGTTTTCCACGGGCATGGTCAAACCCGCCGCGTACATATGGCCGCCAAACTGGTCCAGCAAGTCTGAACACGCCAGAATAGCCTGGTGCACATCAAACCCGTGTACGGAACGCGCCGAGCCCGTGGCTTTGCCGTTGGATTCGGTGAGGATGATGGTGGGGCGGTAATATTTCTCAATGCAACGGCTGGCCACAATGCCCACCACGCCTTTGTGCCAAGTTTCCTTGAACAAGACCGTGGAGCGGGCGCTGCGCAGGAAGTCATCGTCCTCAATCATCTGCAGGGCCTCTTTGGTGATGCTGGTGTCATGCCCGCGACGCTCTGAGTTGGAGACGTTGATGTTGGCCGCCAGGTTGAACGCATCATCCTTGGTCTTGGCCAACAACATAGCCACCGACCGTTTGGCATCGCCCATGCGGCCAGCGGCATTAATTCTTGGTGAGAACCCGAAGACGATTTGCGTGATGTCCAGCTCCTCTTTTAAGTCAGCTAATTCTTTGAGGGCTTGCAGACCGGGGCGCAACGGGGCTTTGTTCAGGCGTTGCAGGCCGTGGTAGGCCAAGATTCTGTTTTCGCCGGTGATGGGCACAATGTCGGCGGCAATGCTGATGACTACCAAGTCCAGCAGTTGAAAAAGTGGTTCCTGGTCAAAGCCCTGGTCCTGGCAGAAGGCCTGCATGAACTTGAAGCCCACGCCACAGCCGGCCAGTTCTTTGTACGGGTACGGACAATCCGCGCGTTTGGCGTCTAGCACCGCGACGGCCTCGGGCAATTGGTCATCTGGTAAGTGGTGGTCGCAGATGATGAAGTCAATGCCTTTCTGGTTGGCGTAGGCAATCTTGTCGATGGACTTCACGCCACAATCCAGGGAAATAATCAGGCTGTAGCCGTGTTCCTGGGCGTAGTCAATGCCGGTGAAGGACACGCCGTAGCCTTCGGCGTAACGGTCCGGGATGTAGTATTCAATTCGGTCTTGAAAGAACGGCTGCAGGAAGCTGTAGACCAACGCCACCGAAGTAGTGCCGTCCACGTCATAATCGCCGTAGATGATGATTTTCTCCTGCGCATGCAGGGCCTGCACCAGCCGCGCGACGGCCTTGTCCATGTCTTTGAGCAGGAAGGGGTCTGGCAAATCTGTTAAAGACGGCCTGAAAAACTCCTTGGCTTCCTCAAAGGTGCACACGCCCCGTTGGCAAAGAATGCTGGCCAGCGTTGGCCCAATGCTCAGGCTGTCTATTAAATTCTGTACTTTTGCGGCGTCCGGCGCTTCCTTTACTACCCATCGTTTCTGCATCGGCTCTGTGTTGCTGCGGTTTCATCTGTGAACG
This region of Rufibacter sp. LB8 genomic DNA includes:
- a CDS encoding DUF262 domain-containing protein; translation: MALINTRMVSGENYSIAELFSGNKKIVIPDLQRDYCWGDKAHGNNKKNQVELVSGFVDSLIEMSNATDAGKEDQLLGLLYAYEHPVNHIQLCDGQQRLTTLYLLLGVLNQQTGQAFRKYLIKDEYKAGKEEIEDDDSLSEAEPFLQYAIRESTLYFLDDLVNKYFIRDNNHKAVEIKKQVWYFAEYDADPSIQSIISALAIIEGKLKEINDYLAFGEFISSKLKFLYYDMGSRLNGEETFVVINTTGEPLTATENLKPALIGGIKDVREREGYSKIWEEWETFFWRNRIKIESTADLGLNEFLTWFLKIKTKTEDIKSLKGINSSDLGSLEIYFQSFKELLMLVKESEKIRLVLNSVSRNTLDITSDKSIIKYLRDFPKTEKQEQQKILLPLLHFMTIVSQGENDVYQFLRRLRKNYYDSIRNGRKGNYVDWRYIIEIINTCVAKGLKNLTNILTFNELESIKKIQDIQVRVWYNDEEVIKDKLKETDREILEEWEDHTHFMGDLTPLLKVTNRKNGYQLDVEKVFCVKELQLYFVTYCQFISIKQQPSNNLLKNQYYLFRLCCDYDSNDFYTSEYGWFRCIQENRKDLHTKDWFFPIWEQLLEGNWGALLENINRNIFIYTIYNKDLNDSVLFKNDLLNTSKKTIDKFSFEEFENERLKDWGSYSHALSIIFVLMYFEVSLNKEKRLNVPQDLKQIGFRLFNESVSEDLRFRFGNITLAFHKAGSKYIYPDYFELMKKIETIRKKENRTEGQIIEVCSFFDTFIKSSSLLESIVEEIESTQEIG
- a CDS encoding DUF262 domain-containing protein, encoding MAKSNFKTVGEYLSLGKKFIIPNYQRGYKWGVPEKDKCAVGVLMGSLLDAFSIKKPQYFLQGVTVSETDRGIVLIDGQQRTTTLFLLLCYLQCTTLRKLTIEYQIREKSETFLRGLVGKSQEQLVEADNPEEDYQDIYYFKKALRTIKDELDDKDDQTAGFLSRFNQYVLHQVHLLYIVIPESKAIRTFTMMNGHKANMKDGELIKAELLRLISLPPEAENATIPATVDDALAAISGTFAMEWDINALRSKYAREWDKWQYWWNRKEIRIFFTSNEDSVVRLERIYFLSKIQDQEFTFDNFKNAFLQKKDKAKKTFAGLRNLQKAFEDWYNDPITYNSLGLVLQSSSDKEKSILSFLKFASQNSRSKQDFQEYAKWLLLNVDISEESDLAKRKKEAAEVVHNLLSGPDVYNVATGDAYKQLLRLNVLKLGNRKFDFSAYTNKSLEHIWSQSKGSLPEHYSGTILDKTLSMHCIGNLVLLEGYINSALSNKPFKEKKEILFEKIKRGSLLMHTLQVFSKTFGKADDKNAMLDLTHDWGPSDIANNKTQFLTEFKNYYGLN
- a CDS encoding 3'-5' exonuclease: MGASFTAIDFETAQGKRHSICQVGLVRVEQGEVVQTINQLVYPPDNYYFYKNIEIHGITPERTCTAPTFAEVWSVLKPHIHGQTVVAHNGAFDFSCLQQTLAHYQMPSPRFEQKCTYKIYGGDLASLCRQHQITLNHHDALSDAMACAELYLRYLKR
- a CDS encoding S9 family peptidase; the encoded protein is MKSIPMLVGMLLTAGAMGTAQAQQTPAKKPLTHDVYDLWKSVDGDSLSHDGKFLLYAVNPQDCDGVLHLRNLTQNSSKQFPRGYRQAFTANNQFAVFQVKPQAAVVRQAKLKKKKAEEMPKDSLAIHNLENGTTQHVARVKSFKLPSQNGEWLAYHREAPLASAKPAARDTTKAKMATPTPAAPPARAGARGGASAADPTELVLRHLPTGQEYKFDRVTDYLFAEKGNLLYFVQAAKDSLKAGVSAFNTSSRSTTSIDSGRQVYKNLATDRSGEQLAFVASKDSASKDLKYFQLYHWTTKDRSAKVLADTAYKGMPARWMVSEHAQLGFNDKGDRLFFGTFPRPTQYEKDTTKLEEEKVNLDVWTYRDPLIQPMQLKGLEREQKRSFMAVYDLKGKKMVQLASPEIPDIYLNPGRSADVAVGISNVNYLLSVGYDTPSRQDAWLIDLKDGSKRLAIRDTRGTPRLSPAGKFLYWYEPQDSSWKAMSVKANVPTNLTKKLSVPFYDEQNDVPSLPDDYGLTGWTKDDAYLLVNDRYDIWRLDPTGKNAAVNITDGFGRQNKLQFRYMSLRPSQRVIPVDERIMLRTLDLKSKNSGFYTDHVTASGAPQKVLMEAYNYSGVRKARNSDRVIFRRSTFQEYGDVWVSDTKFESPQKVSNANPQQSEYLWGSVEQVDWKSADGIPLDGLLFKPENFDPKKKYPMLVYFYERNAETLHNYRAPAPSASTINIALFVSQGYLVFVPDIVYKDGYPGESAYNCIVPGVQALVAKGFVDEKNMAIQGQSWGGYQVAYLVTRTNLFKAAMAGAPVSNMTSAYGGIRWESGMSRQFQYERTQSRIGGTLWEKPMQFIENSPLFYAPKIETPLMLMHNDNDGAVPWYQSIEMFMALRRLNKPVWMVVYNGEGHNLMQRKNRKDLSVRMSQFFDHYLKGAPEPAWMKKGVPNLVKGKEYGLELLEEPATATPAPGQQPGNPTTNPTTVPASQR
- the recJ gene encoding single-stranded-DNA-specific exonuclease RecJ, whose translation is MQKRWVVKEAPDAAKVQNLIDSLSIGPTLASILCQRGVCTFEEAKEFFRPSLTDLPDPFLLKDMDKAVARLVQALHAQEKIIIYGDYDVDGTTSVALVYSFLQPFFQDRIEYYIPDRYAEGYGVSFTGIDYAQEHGYSLIISLDCGVKSIDKIAYANQKGIDFIICDHHLPDDQLPEAVAVLDAKRADCPYPYKELAGCGVGFKFMQAFCQDQGFDQEPLFQLLDLVVISIAADIVPITGENRILAYHGLQRLNKAPLRPGLQALKELADLKEELDITQIVFGFSPRINAAGRMGDAKRSVAMLLAKTKDDAFNLAANINVSNSERRGHDTSITKEALQMIEDDDFLRSARSTVLFKETWHKGVVGIVASRCIEKYYRPTIILTESNGKATGSARSVHGFDVHQAILACSDLLDQFGGHMYAAGLTMPVENVPAFREKFEQIVVSTILEEQRVPMVEIDTTLDFNQINQKFFNILKQMEPFGPGNMAPVFMSTCVYDTGSARVVGDAHLKLRLTQDGDTSFDAIAFGMAEYYPRILKGIPFDVCYCVEENVFRGNVTLQLRVKDIRFAE